The Candidatus Omnitrophota bacterium DNA segment CTTTATTGGCAGTAACTACATGTTTATTATTATTAAAAGCAGAAAGAATATATTCCTTTGCCGGATGTATCCCCCCAATTAATTCCACCACTATATCTATCTCTGCATCATTAAGAACATCTATGGCATCTTTAGTAACCATTGCTGAAGGAAGGTGTAATTTTCTAATCTTTTTTTTATCTATTTCACAAACCTTCTTTAATTTTAGTTCAAACCCTAATTTATTTTTCAAATAATTTTTCTTTTCTAAAAGCGTTTTTGCTACGCCTTCTCCTACAGTTCCTAAACCCAACAAACCAATATTAATAACTTTCATTTATTCCCCCCTAATTACAATCTAAAAAAGAATCTCAAAAAAGAAAAATCTCTCTGGGAACCGATTCTTTTAAATTGTAAACTAATCATAACCAATAAAATTCCCAAGAAAATGAGCAAAAAAGCGACGATTATCGACAAAAGTTTTGGATAAATGGCAATAAGTACACCACAGATAATCAAAAATATACCTATAAGCATAGTGAAAATATAATACCAGAAGAATAGTTTTTAAGCAAGGATTTTTTGAATAAGGTAGGAATGATATAAACTTTCAGGTATAGATGCAAAACTAAATATGCTCGGCTAGTTCCTTGGTTAAGCTTAAAGCTACCCCCCTATAGCAAAAGTATGGTTGTCTAAAATAACCAGATCACTGGGTAGGGCTCTTTTTTATGCGGCTAATCTTCTATCCTTTAATAATAATATAATATATAATCAATCATCCTTTGGATTTCTTCTAAAAGCTCCCTATCCCTCTCGCTATCACTCCTCATGCGCTGTATTTCAACTTCCATTGCGGCGCTTACTTTGTAAAGCGAGGAGGCGTTTAAGTATTCGTGATATATATTATTATATATAATTATAGAGATGTCTCCAACCGCTTTTTCGCGAACTACTCGGTTGTCATCGTTAAAGCGAGTTACTAGCTTTAAAGTCAAATCCAATTTCAGAATCTCATCATTCAAGTGAAGAATAATCCGCCAGGCAATAGCATCAATAGCAAGAACACGAATTGAGGGATTATTATTATTTAGCTGGTCTGCAACTTTTAAAGCCAGAGTTCTTTTTGCGGATTCATCGCTTAAGGCAGGCATTATATCTCTTACCCGGAAAATTATTTCTCCTCTAATATCATCACTAAGATCATCATTATCTAACTGTTCGGCTAAACGGCTAACTAAGTCTTGCTGGG contains these protein-coding regions:
- a CDS encoding DUF3096 domain-containing protein — protein: MLIGIFLIICGVLIAIYPKLLSIIVAFLLIFLGILLVMISLQFKRIGSQRDFSFLRFFFRL